From the Streptomyces sp. SN-593 genome, the window CCGCACCAGCGCCGGGTCGGCGCGACCGCCGAGCAGCAGCCCCAGGCTGGTGACGACCATGGTCTTGCCCGCGCCGGTCTCGCCGGTCACCGCGGTGAAGCCGGGCGACAGCTCCACCACGGCGTCCTCGATGACTCCGAGCGACCGAATCCGCATTTCCTCCAACACGGATACGACCATACGAGGTTTCGGCTGGCCGTGGGACCGCGCGGGGTACCCGTTCGCGTGACGTGTGCGGCCGCGGCGCCCCGGACCACCCCGGAGGGTCAGGGCGCCACCACCCCGCGCCAGCCGGAGACCGGGAGGGCGAACTTGGCGACCAGCCGGTCGGTGAACGACGCGTGGTGCAGCCGCGCCAGCCGGACCGGTACCGCCCCGCGCCGCACCTCCACCCGGGCGCCCGGGCGCAGTTCGACGGTCCGCCGGCCGTCGCACCACAGGACCCCGTACTGGGACTGCGGCTGCACCTCGACCGCGAGGACGGACCGGGGCGAGGTCACCAGCGGCCGGGCGAACAGCGCGTGCGCGCTGATCGGCACCATCAGCAGCGCCTCCACCTCCGGCCACACCACCGGCCCGCCGGCGGAGAACGCGTAGGCGGTCGAACCGGTGGGCGTGGCGCAGACGACGCCGTCGCCGCCGAACCCGGAGACCGGGCGGCCGTCGACCTCGGTGACGACCTCCAGCAGCCGCTCCCGGGACGCCTTCTCCACCGACGCCTCGTTGAGCGCCCAGTCGGTGTGCACGATCCGGCCGTCGTTGCGGACCAGAACGTCGAGGGTCATGCGCTCCTCGACCTCGTACTCCTTGGTGACGACCCGGTCGACCACCTTGTCGAGGTCGTCCCGTTCGGCCTCGGCGAGGAAGCCGACCCGGCCGAGGTTGACGCCGAGCATCGGCACCCCGGAGGCCCG encodes:
- a CDS encoding NAD kinase, with translation MTELSDTSTSSTSSGSSAEDAGASRTVFLLTHTGREAAIRSAERVVNGLMRCGIGVRLLEDEAADLPLPPAVELVGEVGPGSVQGCELIIVLGGDGTLLRGAEFARASGVPMLGVNLGRVGFLAEAERDDLDKVVDRVVTKEYEVEERMTLDVLVRNDGRIVHTDWALNEASVEKASRERLLEVVTEVDGRPVSGFGGDGVVCATPTGSTAYAFSAGGPVVWPEVEALLMVPISAHALFARPLVTSPRSVLAVEVQPQSQYGVLWCDGRRTVELRPGARVEVRRGAVPVRLARLHHASFTDRLVAKFALPVSGWRGVVAP